In the Hydrogenobacter sp. genome, one interval contains:
- a CDS encoding V4R domain-containing protein, translating into MDMDELDLLYRTRVALRERGFVVLKEPVQEFYKNLFKFTGVGLGGLLYMAGKSAGLMAGNVLKDIAGLRNIPLDDFKKLLEVFLIESGTVSEVIEWEVKGDEITISVKGSVFAVSQDSKKPMCIPLQGGFAGTFESVYGEKWNCGEIQCSTSGYDHCKFVVVKEER; encoded by the coding sequence ATGGATATGGACGAACTTGATCTACTTTATAGGACAAGGGTTGCACTGAGGGAAAGGGGCTTCGTCGTACTAAAGGAACCAGTACAGGAATTCTACAAAAATCTTTTCAAGTTTACCGGAGTGGGTCTTGGCGGGTTACTTTATATGGCAGGTAAAAGCGCAGGACTTATGGCCGGAAATGTGTTAAAGGATATAGCCGGATTAAGGAACATCCCACTTGATGACTTTAAAAAACTCCTTGAGGTTTTTCTCATAGAATCAGGCACTGTATCCGAAGTTATAGAGTGGGAGGTGAAGGGGGACGAAATAACCATAAGTGTGAAGGGAAGCGTTTTTGCGGTAAGCCAAGATAGCAAGAAGCCTATGTGTATACCTCTTCAGGGCGGTTTTGCAGGCACTTTTGAATCTGTTTACGGAGAAAAATGGAACTGTGGAGAAATTCAGTGCAGCACATCGGGTTATGATCACTGCAAGTTTGTTGTAGTGAAGGAAGAAAGATGA